The Coffea eugenioides isolate CCC68of chromosome 8, Ceug_1.0, whole genome shotgun sequence genome has a segment encoding these proteins:
- the LOC113780597 gene encoding uncharacterized protein LOC113780597: MDGDSAAGPDGFTGKFFSSSWDIIGMDIYRAVQSFFSGEELPRRIISIILVARLAPILPKIISANQSGFVRGRLISDNYLLTQELISNIGRKARGGNVALKLDMMKAYDRVVWPFLINVLRAFGFGEQWIDMGFCIPRGCPLVTHLGYADDVLIFSSVSARSLKLVKRVLTTYEAVFGQMINAGKSCFLLHPKVCPSKKMAIQRLTGFMYKSFPIKYLGFPLYCGRRKKDYFGGLCQAILLRLQSWQNRVLSQEGKIVLLKHVLSSMPTYLLMAASPPKSIFQELKGMFSNFLWGATEGGSKYHWIRWKDLCVPHEKGGVGLRQLEDVFKPFSIKLWWNFRANTSLWLGFMQAKFCREVHPNLVFGAKGSEVWRRMMKVQNIAERHIRWIVRSGSSNFWFDNWLGSRGLSDRLDSLSDHKVVDFVQHST; the protein is encoded by the exons ATGGACGGGGATAGTGCCGCTGGCCCAGATGGGTTCACTGGCAAATTCTTTTCCTCCTCCTGGGATATAATTGGTATGGATATCTATAGAGCTGTGCAAAGTTTTTTCAGTGGAGAAGAGCTGCCACGGCGG ATTATATCTATAATTCTGGTGGCTAGGCTTGCGCCTATTCTTCCCAAGATAATTTCTGCAAATCAAAGTGGTTTCGTCCGGGGGCGGTTAATCTCGGATAATTATTTGCTAACTCAGGAATTGATTTCGAATATTGGTAGGAAAGCGAGGGGAGGGAATGTGGCACTGAAACTGGACATGATGAAGGCTTATGATCGGGTGGTTTGGCCTTTTTTGATCAATGTGCTTAGGGCTTTTGGGTTTGGAGAGCAGTGGATTGATATG GGATTTTGCATTCCAAGAGGTTGTCCCCTAGTGACTCACTTGGGGTATGCGGATGATGTGCTTATTTTCTCCAGTGTGTCGGCGAGATCGTTAAAGCTAGTGAAGCGGGTTTTGACAACCTATGAGGCAGTTTTCGGGCAAATGATCAATGCAGGGAAAAGTTGCTTCTTATTGCACCCAAAGGTATGTCCCTCCAAGAAGATGGCAATTCAGAGGTTAACTGGTTTCATGTATAAGTCTTTCCCGATTAAATATCTAGGGTTCCCCCTTTATTGCGGGCGACGGAAGAAAGACTACTTTGGGGGATTGTGTCAAGCTATCCTACTTCGTCTTCAGTCCTGGCAGAATAGGGTGTTGTCACAGGAAGGGAAGATAGTGTTACTAAAACATGTCCTCTCATCTATGCCTACTTACTTGTTAATGGCAGCATCTCCTCCCAAATCTATTTTCCAGGAGCTCAAGGGCatgttttctaattttctttggGGAGCTACAGAGGGGGGTTCCAAGTACCATTGGATTCGGTGGAAGGATTTGTGTGTTCCGCATGAAAAAGGGGGGGTTGGATTGCGCCAATTGGAGGATGTCTTCAAACCTTTCTCAATCAAGTTGTGGTGGAATTTTCGCGCTAATACATCCTTGTGGCTTGGTTTTATGCAGGCTAAGTTTTGTCGGGAGGTGCACCCGAATCTAGTCTTTGGTGCTAAGGGCTCAGAGGTGTGGAGAAGGATGATGAAGGTGCAGAATATTGCTGAGAGGCATATCAGATGGATTGTTCGATCCGGGTCCTCGAATTTTTGGTTTGATAATTGGCTTGGTTCGAGAGGATTGTCAGATCGGTTGGATAGTTTGTCCGATCATAAAGTAGTGGACTTTGTGCAACATAGCACCTAG
- the LOC113780598 gene encoding uncharacterized protein LOC113780598, giving the protein MEAAGIESAQLQVPTDLQLAVVLEVPTTCQRLERVEQEVVHGGLSMVVRWRRRLKNIVVSNKLQLLVVCETHVHVSRAEEYRIRLGFDCVRTHSSGLSWVFYNFPIVCSVATEGDQFLSLEICHPHLLAPITFAAVHAASMVEERKVLWDGLLHCQPHQRPWIVVRDFNVVLQPWEKRGGRPFRVAEASDFVEFMGSASLFDGGFSGSNFTWCNNRHGRAIIWKQLDRLLLNAADHEEFLGVVKQSWEQKCMGPPLHVLCSKLQRLRTSIQAWNKERVGNFFDNVRKVEAEVASLEQCMAGGGSDNDQLRLHQAQARLRRALAMEEAL; this is encoded by the exons ATGGAGGCTGCGGGAATAGAAAGTGCCCAGCTCCAGGTGCCGACAGATCTACAGTTGGCGGTGGTGCTGGAGGTTCCAACTACATGCCAACGCCTTGAGAGGGTAGAGCAGGAGGTGGTCCATGGGGGGTTGTCCATGGTAGTGCGGTGGCGCAG GAGATTAAAAAATATAGTTGTGTCAAATAAGCTCCAACTGCTTGTGGTATGTGAAACTCATGTTCACGTGTCTCGTGCCGAGGAGTATCGCATTAGATTAGGATTCGATTGTGTTCGAACTCATTCGTCGGGGTTGTCATGGGTGTTCTATAATTTTCCTATTGTTTGTTCTGTGGCGACTGAGGGGGATCAATTTTTATCACTGGAAATTTGTCACCCTCATTTGCTAGCTCCAATTACTTTTGCTGCTGTACATGCTGCCTCTATGGTGGAGGAACGGAAGGTTCTTTGGGATGGGTTGTTGCATTGTCAACCACATCAAAGGCCTTGGATTGTCGTTAGAGATTTCAATGTGGTCCTTCAACCTTGGGAAAAGAGAGGGGGGAGGCCTTTTAGGGTGGCTGAAGCTAGTGACTTTGTTGAATTTATGGGTTCTGCGAGTTTGTTTGATGGGGGTTTCTCAGGATCGAACTTTACTTGGTGTAATAATCGCCACGGTAGAGCGATAATTTGGAAGCAGTTGGATCGTCTCTTGCTCAATGCG GCTGACCATGAGGAATTCTTGGGGGTGGTGAAGCAATCTTGGGAGCAGAAGTGTATGGGACCGCCATTGCACGTCCTTTGTTCGAAGCTGCAACGCTTAAGAACGAGTATTCAAGCGTGGAATAAAGAAAGAGTAGGGAATTTCTTTGACAATGTTAGAAAGGTGGAGGCAGAAGTAGCTAGTTTGGAACAATGTATGGCAGGAGGGGGATCTGATAATGATCAACTGCGGTTGCATCAGGCCCAGGCTCGGCTTAGACGTGCGTTAGCCATGGAGGAAGCCCTGTGA